The following coding sequences are from one Camarhynchus parvulus chromosome 1, STF_HiC, whole genome shotgun sequence window:
- the CLDN10 gene encoding LOW QUALITY PROTEIN: claudin-10 (The sequence of the model RefSeq protein was modified relative to this genomic sequence to represent the inferred CDS: deleted 1 base in 1 codon), producing the protein MASTSAEIIAFLLTISGWVLVSSTLPTDYWKVSTIDGTVITTATFWANLWKTCVTDSTGVSNCKDFPSMLALDGYIQACRGLMISAVCLGFFGAVFGLVGMKCTKVGGSDKTKAKIACLSGLIFILSGLCSMTSCSLYANRITSEFFDPSFVAQKYELGAALFIGWAGASLCIIGGIIFCFSIAENSNSARRGYAYNGATSVMSSRTKVHNSVPDKSPPKHFDKNAYV; encoded by the exons ATGGCGAGCACGTCGGCGGAGATCATCGCCTTCCTGCTGACCATCTCGGGATGGGTGCTGGTGTCCTCCACGCTGCCCACCGACTACTGGAAGGTGTCCACCATCGATGGCACGGTCATCACCACCGCCACC TTTTGGGCCAACCTCTGGAAGACTTGCGTGACCGACTCCACCGGCGTCTCCAACTGCAAGGACTTCCCATCCATGCTGGCGCTGGACG GTTACATCCAGGCCTGCAGAGGATTGATGATCTCCGCTGTCTGCCTGGGCTTCTTCGGTGCCGTTTTTGGACTGGTTGGGATGAAATGTACAAAAGTCGGAGGCTCTGATAAGACTAAAGCAAAAATAGCTTGTTTATCTGGACTGATTTTCATACTCTCTG GGTTGTGCTCTATGACTAGTTGTTCCCTGTATGCAAACAGGATTACGTCTGAGTTCTTTGACCCTTCTTTTGTTGCACAAAA GTATGAATTAGGAGCAGCTTTGTTCATTGGATGGGCTGGAGCATCACTCTGCATAATTGGTGGCATTATATTCTGCTTCTCAATAGCTGAAAACAGTAATTCTGCAAG gagGGGGTATGCCTATAATGGAGCCACATCTGTGATGTCTTCTCGTACAAAGGTGCACAACAGCGTCCCTGACAAAAGCCCACCCAAGCACTTTGACAAGAACGCCTACGTTTAG